A region from the Candidatus Electrothrix scaldis genome encodes:
- a CDS encoding glycosyltransferase, whose amino-acid sequence MEKKKFISVVIPAYNHERFIGAAVDSVLNQTWENLELIVVDDGSIDGTGAIVQAYTDPRLSYYYQDNQDAFNTINRGMGLAKGDYIAILNSDDIYAEDRLERLVTLQQESQAACLFTDVIPISDSGTVFTDPNFGWNIWHRKNRDWYFSCEDLYAAFLKGNFMVTTSNLFMTAEAVQQVGKFCSLRYLHDYDYIFRMMLAFPGQVLYVADEQLLYYRIHDGNTLGEAAILGRQQDIEVIRKYMLAALPEESRMIASAGVERLLELRDELEQVRGELAGQAEPSVRERFHLLRSAIQYKLGKKLRQYSGKQR is encoded by the coding sequence ATGGAAAAAAAGAAATTTATCTCCGTTGTTATTCCTGCCTATAACCACGAGCGTTTTATCGGGGCAGCTGTGGATTCTGTCCTGAATCAGACCTGGGAAAATCTGGAGCTGATCGTGGTTGATGATGGCTCAATTGACGGAACCGGAGCCATTGTTCAGGCCTATACAGATCCTCGTTTGTCCTATTATTACCAGGATAATCAGGATGCCTTTAATACGATTAACCGAGGCATGGGGCTGGCCAAGGGAGACTATATTGCTATCCTGAACTCTGATGATATCTATGCTGAGGATCGTCTGGAACGACTTGTTACTCTTCAGCAGGAAAGTCAGGCTGCCTGTTTGTTTACGGATGTTATCCCTATTTCAGATTCCGGTACAGTGTTCACCGATCCGAATTTTGGTTGGAATATCTGGCATCGTAAAAATCGGGACTGGTATTTTTCCTGTGAGGATCTGTACGCAGCCTTTCTCAAAGGCAATTTTATGGTGACAACCTCGAATCTGTTCATGACCGCAGAGGCTGTGCAGCAGGTGGGAAAATTTTGTTCCCTGCGCTACCTGCACGACTATGATTATATCTTCAGGATGATGCTGGCCTTTCCCGGCCAGGTGCTGTATGTCGCGGATGAGCAATTACTCTACTACCGTATCCATGATGGGAATACCCTGGGAGAAGCAGCTATTCTCGGACGGCAGCAGGATATTGAGGTGATCCGAAAATATATGTTGGCAGCCCTGCCTGAAGAGTCGAGAATGATCGCCTCTGCCGGGGTAGAACGCCTGCTGGAGCTGCGGGATGAGCTGGAGCAGGTACGAGGGGAATTGGCTGGTCAGGCTGAACCCAGTGTGCGGGAACGCTTTCACCTGTTGCGTTCAGCAATCCAGTACAAGCTGGGAAAAAAATTACGTCAATACTCGGGAAAGCAGAGGTAG
- a CDS encoding glycerol-3-phosphate dehydrogenase/oxidase, with protein sequence MQRQKHLQRLKEEQFDILVIGGGITGACIAHDAALRGFSVALIERRDFGSFTSSASSKLLHGGIRYLPKGQVWKVRESGREQMIFQQLAPHLVSWKPFLIPTEHGLSLTKGAWALKTAMKLYDLCHLGLKNLLDNPDRKPPQGSFLGVEQALATAPQLNSIARLSGAQVLFESHMHSSERMTLAFLKTAVSNGAVVANYLEAEQYITAQGRIEGVTGRDTLTGEQFAVRARLTINSAGPATQTLNRSVPALHLRLQKELTGFARGVHLVTRQVHPEYALALTTPEKTEGFVTRGGRHFFIIPWRGRSLIGTTNVPFKGTFDQVKVTQKDIDDFLIDINEALPDLHLTPQDVHYAYTGLYPLIVRKIEEDKYQGTGEYQLVDHQAKDEIAGLITALGAKFTTARNMAEKTMNLAVQKVTEEKRPCRTVSTPLLEGNIADLPSFIQEKEEQYKERLSGDGVCHLIRYHGAEIDRVMALAADRPELLQPLSPALATLAVEVLYAVREEMAMSLEDVFFRRTGAGTIGRPDDTALEQAVTIMAAVFGWDEQQKEEEKNKVLARYIYEDGGKE encoded by the coding sequence ATGCAACGACAAAAACATCTTCAGCGGCTCAAGGAAGAACAATTTGATATCCTGGTTATCGGTGGTGGTATCACCGGGGCCTGCATTGCCCATGATGCTGCTCTGCGCGGTTTTTCCGTGGCCCTGATTGAACGCCGGGATTTTGGTAGCTTTACCTCCTCTGCTTCCTCAAAGCTCCTTCACGGCGGGATTCGATATCTACCCAAAGGGCAGGTCTGGAAGGTACGGGAATCAGGTCGTGAGCAGATGATTTTTCAGCAGCTTGCCCCTCATCTTGTTAGCTGGAAACCCTTTCTGATTCCCACAGAGCATGGATTAAGTTTGACCAAGGGGGCCTGGGCCCTCAAAACAGCAATGAAGCTCTACGACCTTTGTCATTTGGGGCTGAAGAATTTGTTGGATAATCCGGACAGGAAACCACCACAGGGGTCATTTCTTGGTGTTGAACAAGCATTGGCCACAGCTCCTCAGCTGAACAGTATTGCGCGATTAAGCGGTGCCCAGGTGCTTTTTGAATCACATATGCATAGCTCCGAGCGAATGACTCTGGCCTTTCTCAAGACCGCTGTCAGCAACGGGGCCGTCGTTGCCAATTATTTGGAGGCAGAGCAGTATATCACCGCGCAGGGCAGGATTGAGGGCGTAACAGGACGTGATACCTTGACAGGCGAACAGTTTGCTGTGCGGGCACGTCTGACCATTAATTCGGCTGGTCCGGCAACCCAGACCCTGAATCGTTCGGTTCCAGCTCTCCATCTTCGCCTGCAAAAAGAACTCACCGGCTTTGCCCGTGGCGTACATTTGGTGACCCGCCAAGTACACCCGGAATACGCTCTGGCCCTGACTACCCCTGAAAAAACCGAGGGCTTTGTCACCCGAGGCGGGCGCCATTTTTTCATCATTCCCTGGCGAGGACGTTCCCTTATCGGCACCACCAATGTGCCCTTTAAGGGTACCTTTGATCAGGTCAAAGTGACCCAGAAGGATATTGATGATTTCCTCATTGATATTAATGAGGCCCTGCCGGACCTGCATCTAACCCCGCAGGATGTGCATTATGCCTATACCGGTCTCTATCCCCTGATAGTCCGCAAGATTGAAGAGGATAAATATCAGGGAACCGGTGAGTATCAGCTAGTGGATCATCAGGCAAAGGACGAGATAGCCGGGCTCATCACCGCCTTGGGGGCTAAATTTACCACAGCCCGAAATATGGCGGAAAAGACCATGAACCTGGCAGTGCAAAAGGTCACGGAAGAGAAAAGGCCCTGTCGAACGGTTTCGACGCCCCTGTTGGAGGGTAATATTGCCGACCTGCCCAGCTTTATCCAAGAGAAGGAAGAGCAATATAAAGAGAGGCTTTCCGGCGATGGTGTCTGTCACCTGATTCGTTATCATGGGGCTGAGATTGATAGAGTCATGGCCTTGGCTGCTGACCGGCCTGAACTCCTGCAACCCCTCTCTCCTGCACTTGCCACCCTTGCGGTGGAAGTCTTGTACGCAGTGCGGGAAGAAATGGCTATGAGCCTGGAGGATGTCTTTTTTCGCCGTACCGGGGCTGGAACCATTGGTCGGCCTGATGATACGGCTCTGGAGCAGGCGGTCACCATCATGGCTGCCGTGTTCGGATGGGACGAGCAGCAAAAGGAGGAGGAAAAGAACAAGGTGCTTGCCCGTTATATCTACGAGGATGGCGGCAAAGAATGA
- a CDS encoding glycosyltransferase, giving the protein MNSQAVEQGKTVLHIAPTPFFADRGCHIRIRNEVESLGPYPYRIIICTYHHGADVEGMDIQRIPVIPGYSKLDAGYSPFRFLADFFLFFLVLKTAWQERPSLLHCHLHEGALIGWAVKLCLCWRKIKVLMDMQGSLSGELAAYKAFGSLPFLLSFFRAVESLICRLPDFFFCSSQQSCQVLEKDFQVPREKVLLLQDVVPDAIFAAAPVARSTSRASRFRGLIPKDKQVVLYTGSLLPGKGVQHILEAMKFLCARRDDLFFVLVGYPLEHAEAYIHQHKLEAFCLLPGQVAYCELSEWLAVGDIALEPKEADAGEASGKLLHYMAAGLPVVCFATENNQKMLGEAGYYAPTSDGQGLVTGILDALTDMDLARCRGEEGRALVRGQYSSAAVGGLLHDVYSRFIHPSSRTSA; this is encoded by the coding sequence ATGAACAGTCAGGCTGTTGAGCAGGGAAAAACAGTCCTGCATATTGCGCCGACCCCGTTTTTTGCCGACCGGGGCTGCCATATTCGGATCCGCAATGAGGTTGAGTCCCTCGGTCCTTATCCCTATCGGATTATTATCTGTACCTATCATCACGGTGCTGATGTTGAGGGAATGGATATTCAGCGTATTCCTGTCATACCAGGCTATAGCAAATTAGATGCTGGTTATTCTCCCTTTCGTTTTCTCGCTGATTTCTTTCTTTTCTTTCTTGTCCTTAAAACGGCCTGGCAGGAACGACCTTCCCTGCTTCATTGCCATCTCCACGAAGGAGCCTTGATAGGTTGGGCGGTGAAGCTCTGCCTGTGTTGGAGAAAGATCAAAGTGCTCATGGATATGCAAGGCAGTCTCTCTGGGGAGTTGGCAGCCTATAAGGCCTTTGGTTCGCTTCCCTTTCTCCTCAGTTTTTTTCGTGCCGTTGAAAGTCTTATTTGCCGTCTGCCGGATTTCTTTTTCTGCTCTTCCCAACAGAGCTGTCAGGTTCTGGAAAAGGATTTTCAGGTGCCTCGTGAGAAGGTATTGCTCCTTCAGGATGTGGTCCCTGATGCGATCTTTGCAGCAGCGCCAGTAGCTCGCTCAACGTCTCGGGCGAGCCGTTTTCGAGGTTTGATTCCCAAAGATAAACAGGTGGTTCTCTATACTGGTTCTTTATTGCCGGGAAAAGGGGTGCAGCATATCCTGGAAGCCATGAAGTTCCTTTGTGCTCGCCGTGACGATCTTTTTTTTGTTCTGGTTGGCTATCCCCTGGAACATGCAGAGGCGTACATTCACCAGCATAAGCTGGAGGCGTTTTGTCTGCTACCGGGCCAGGTGGCTTATTGTGAGCTGAGTGAATGGTTGGCTGTGGGGGATATCGCCCTTGAGCCCAAGGAGGCGGATGCGGGAGAGGCCAGCGGCAAGTTGCTCCATTATATGGCGGCCGGGCTGCCAGTAGTCTGCTTTGCCACTGAGAATAATCAAAAGATGCTCGGGGAAGCCGGTTACTATGCACCCACCAGCGATGGTCAGGGGTTGGTTACCGGAATCCTGGATGCCCTTACTGATATGGACCTCGCTCGTTGTAGAGGTGAGGAGGGCAGGGCGTTGGTTCGCGGCCAATACTCCTCTGCGGCTGTAGGGGGGCTTCTCCACGATGTATACAGTCGTTTTATCCATCCTTCAAGTAGGACCTCAGCCTAA
- a CDS encoding MBOAT family O-acyltransferase, with the protein MVFSSIIFLFFFLPVVLLGYLCVGKRGRNLFLLLASLFFYLWGEQLFVLVMLASIIMNYLFGLLLDRAEMQGSRAGKFLLAGALVANLGMLGFFKYANFAVDNLNLLLSWISVPRIPLNEVHLPIGISFFTFQAMSYLIDLYRQEYKAQKNPLYLGLYISLFPQLIAGPIVRYRDIAEHIKKRTVSLHDFACGAERFIFGLGKKVLIANPMGQMADHIFGMQAAQLSTGTAWLGVICYTLQIYFDFSGYSEMAIGLGRMFGFHFLENFNYPYISRSIREFWRRWHISLSTWFRDYLYIPLGGNRHGNKRTSLNLLIVFLLCGLWHGASWNFILWGLMYGFFLVAERGRWGRLLTGMHPIMQHCYTLLVVINGWVFFRLDQLADAGSYFSVMYGFAGAERMHPRIMLGCNMLFFTALVLGMLLSLPLYPWLRTRWGGWMKEYAPAAVFVQAAKLIFVAIVLLCSAGSIAVGSYNPFIYFRF; encoded by the coding sequence ATGGTTTTCAGCTCTATTATATTTCTCTTTTTTTTTCTACCAGTTGTCCTGCTGGGTTACCTCTGTGTCGGTAAAAGAGGGCGTAATCTCTTTTTACTCTTAGCCAGTCTTTTTTTCTATCTTTGGGGGGAGCAGCTCTTTGTGCTTGTTATGCTTGCCTCTATTATTATGAATTATCTCTTCGGCCTGCTGTTGGATCGGGCCGAAATGCAGGGCAGCAGGGCAGGTAAGTTCCTGTTGGCTGGCGCCCTTGTGGCCAACCTCGGTATGCTTGGATTCTTCAAGTATGCAAACTTTGCTGTGGATAACCTCAATCTGCTACTCAGCTGGATCAGCGTCCCCCGTATCCCCTTAAATGAGGTGCATCTGCCGATTGGTATCTCCTTTTTTACCTTTCAGGCCATGTCCTATCTTATCGATCTGTATCGTCAGGAATATAAGGCGCAAAAAAATCCGCTCTACCTCGGCCTATATATCTCCCTTTTCCCCCAACTTATTGCAGGGCCCATTGTTCGCTACCGTGATATTGCGGAGCATATAAAGAAACGTACCGTCAGCCTCCATGATTTTGCCTGCGGAGCGGAACGGTTTATCTTTGGCTTAGGCAAAAAGGTGCTGATTGCCAACCCGATGGGACAGATGGCCGATCATATCTTTGGGATGCAGGCAGCTCAGCTCTCAACCGGTACGGCATGGCTTGGCGTTATCTGTTACACCTTGCAGATTTATTTTGATTTTTCAGGATATTCAGAGATGGCCATCGGACTTGGGCGCATGTTTGGTTTTCATTTTCTGGAAAATTTTAATTATCCCTATATCAGTCGCTCCATTCGTGAATTCTGGCGGCGCTGGCATATCTCCTTATCGACTTGGTTCCGAGACTATCTCTATATTCCCTTAGGGGGAAACCGACACGGCAATAAACGGACAAGTTTAAATCTTTTGATAGTCTTTCTTCTTTGCGGCCTCTGGCATGGTGCAAGTTGGAATTTTATTCTTTGGGGTCTGATGTACGGCTTTTTTCTTGTTGCGGAACGAGGGCGATGGGGCAGGTTGTTAACAGGTATGCATCCCATTATGCAACATTGTTATACCCTGTTGGTAGTGATCAACGGATGGGTCTTTTTTCGTCTTGATCAATTAGCAGATGCGGGTTCTTATTTTTCCGTTATGTATGGTTTTGCAGGGGCTGAAAGGATGCATCCCCGAATTATGTTGGGCTGTAATATGTTGTTTTTCACAGCACTGGTGCTTGGTATGCTGTTGAGCCTTCCTCTCTATCCCTGGCTGCGAACACGCTGGGGGGGCTGGATGAAGGAATATGCACCTGCCGCTGTCTTCGTGCAGGCGGCGAAACTGATTTTTGTAGCGATAGTTTTGTTGTGTTCTGCCGGTTCGATCGCTGTTGGTTCGTATAATCCCTTTATCTATTTCAGATTTTAG
- a CDS encoding NAD-dependent epimerase/dehydratase family protein produces MKVLVTGGTGFTGKALVKRLIDDGYEVVSLDYQEGLKTDEIRSWGAKVIIGSVTDRDVVEECMQGVDIVQHLAAAFRELDVPNSYYDEVNVGGTKIVLDAALNHKVKKFVYCSTCGVHGNVDNPPAAEEAPIQPGDYYQQTKYDAEPVVNDYCKHGMDTIIIRPAAIYGPGDPERFQMIFKRVNKGTFPMFGSGKTLYHPLYIDNLVDALMLAMEPGKGVGEAYLIADEEYVTIETLVRKTGTALGVEVEIPHYPIMPLVIAGHVCEKVCKPFKITPPIFPRRVDWFRQNRAFDISKAKRDLGYAPKVDLDEGLKRTGEWYRAEGYI; encoded by the coding sequence ATGAAAGTACTTGTAACAGGCGGTACCGGCTTTACCGGGAAAGCTCTGGTGAAACGCTTGATTGATGACGGCTATGAGGTCGTTAGCCTGGATTATCAGGAAGGATTAAAAACCGATGAAATACGCTCCTGGGGCGCCAAGGTGATTATCGGGTCTGTTACAGACCGGGATGTTGTGGAAGAGTGCATGCAGGGCGTGGACATTGTTCAGCACCTTGCTGCAGCCTTTCGGGAACTGGATGTACCCAACAGCTATTACGATGAGGTGAACGTGGGGGGCACTAAGATCGTTCTTGATGCCGCACTGAACCATAAGGTAAAGAAGTTTGTCTACTGCTCTACCTGTGGTGTGCATGGCAATGTAGATAATCCTCCCGCAGCCGAAGAGGCACCTATCCAGCCAGGTGATTACTATCAGCAGACCAAGTATGATGCTGAACCCGTCGTTAACGATTACTGTAAACATGGGATGGATACCATCATCATCCGGCCAGCGGCTATCTACGGTCCCGGAGATCCAGAGCGTTTTCAGATGATCTTTAAACGGGTTAACAAGGGGACTTTTCCCATGTTTGGCTCGGGGAAGACCTTGTATCATCCGCTCTATATCGATAATCTGGTCGATGCCCTGATGCTGGCTATGGAGCCAGGCAAAGGGGTAGGAGAGGCCTACCTTATTGCTGATGAGGAATATGTCACCATTGAGACCCTGGTCCGCAAGACCGGCACTGCACTCGGCGTGGAGGTTGAGATACCCCATTATCCCATTATGCCCCTGGTCATTGCTGGTCATGTCTGTGAAAAGGTTTGCAAGCCCTTTAAGATCACCCCGCCTATCTTCCCTCGTCGGGTGGATTGGTTCCGCCAGAACCGTGCCTTTGATATCAGCAAGGCCAAACGGGATTTGGGTTATGCTCCTAAGGTGGACCTGGATGAGGGCCTGAAACGGACCGGTGAGTGGTACCGGGCCGAGGGGTATATTTAA